In Ferroplasma sp., a single window of DNA contains:
- a CDS encoding Glu/Leu/Phe/Val dehydrogenase has product MEDLDPFDIALAQLNKAAKVMKLDSATVDVLSSPKEILQVSIPVKMDNGETKVFTGFRVHYNNARGPMKGGIRYYIKENLSEVKALSAWMTWKTALLGLPFGGAKGGIICDPKKMSKNELEKLSRGYIDAIADFIGPEIDVPAPDVYTTPQIMGWMMDEYEKIVRHSAPGVITGKPLTVGGSLGRGDATAKGGMYVLREGAKYKGIDLSKAKYAIQGFGNAGQFAVKFVNEMFHGKVVAVSDSSGGIYKESGIDYKELLEHKEKTGTVENFPGSKNITNEELLESDVDVLIPSAIEDQLTGENASKVKAKIVLELANGPSTPEADEIFFKKDILLLPDFLSNAGGVTVSYFEWVQNITGDYWTEDDVYSRLDQKMTAATKDVLDVHEKYKTDPRTAAYIIAIQRVVDAMKARGLLN; this is encoded by the coding sequence ATGGAAGATTTAGATCCGTTTGATATAGCGCTGGCCCAGCTAAACAAGGCTGCGAAGGTAATGAAGCTAGACAGTGCAACTGTAGATGTGCTGAGTTCTCCCAAGGAGATTCTCCAGGTAAGTATACCTGTAAAGATGGATAACGGCGAAACAAAGGTATTCACCGGATTCAGGGTACACTATAATAATGCAAGGGGGCCAATGAAGGGCGGAATAAGATATTATATAAAAGAAAACCTGTCAGAGGTAAAGGCTCTTTCTGCTTGGATGACATGGAAAACAGCACTTCTGGGACTTCCATTCGGCGGTGCTAAGGGTGGAATTATATGCGATCCGAAGAAAATGAGCAAGAATGAACTTGAAAAATTGAGCAGGGGATACATAGACGCAATTGCTGACTTTATAGGTCCAGAGATTGATGTTCCTGCTCCTGATGTCTACACAACCCCCCAGATAATGGGATGGATGATGGATGAATATGAGAAGATAGTCAGGCATTCTGCTCCAGGCGTCATAACAGGAAAGCCACTTACAGTTGGCGGATCCCTTGGAAGAGGGGATGCCACAGCAAAAGGCGGAATGTACGTTCTGAGAGAGGGGGCAAAATACAAGGGAATCGATCTGTCAAAGGCAAAGTATGCCATACAGGGATTCGGAAACGCCGGGCAGTTCGCTGTTAAGTTCGTGAATGAGATGTTCCACGGAAAGGTTGTTGCAGTTTCAGATTCCAGTGGAGGAATATACAAGGAAAGCGGAATAGATTACAAGGAACTTCTTGAGCACAAGGAAAAGACAGGAACGGTGGAAAACTTCCCCGGGTCTAAGAATATAACAAACGAGGAGCTTCTGGAATCTGATGTTGACGTACTTATTCCTTCCGCAATAGAGGATCAGCTTACAGGTGAAAATGCATCAAAGGTAAAGGCAAAAATAGTGCTGGAGCTTGCAAACGGGCCATCAACTCCTGAGGCTGATGAGATATTCTTCAAGAAAGATATTCTCCTACTGCCAGATTTCCTGTCAAATGCAGGGGGAGTTACAGTATCATACTTTGAATGGGTACAGAACATAACCGGTGATTACTGGACAGAGGACGATGTATACAGCAGGCTTGACCAGAAAATGACTGCCGCAACCAAGGATGTACTGGATGTACATGAAAAATACAAGACCGACCCAAGGACAGCAGCATACATAATAGCCATACAGAGAGTCGTAGACGCCATGAAGGCAAGAGGACTCTTAAATTAA
- the rnz gene encoding ribonuclease Z: MASNIRITFLGTGGSMPKPGRALPAVAVQVDDMLNLFDCGEGTQKQFMKSGISFMSLKNIFISHFHADHFLGLPGLLNSLAFLGRTEDLNIFGPPGAPTFIRNAMNLGYSRITYNINVYTVTPGMVYDFGKFTIKSMTNDHTVPSVTYSLQEKDLVKIDRQKVDEAGFPVYRLEELRNEGSVTIAGKKYELRDMAEGIKRGRKIVYTGDTRPVRDMPEFARYADVLIHDTTMDSSMEPTVNEYGHTSSKQAAEIALKASVKKLFLFHYSSRYNDLNVLLEDARSVFPESFLSHELLAYDVNKPEEIIKME, encoded by the coding sequence ATGGCATCCAATATAAGAATTACCTTTCTTGGGACTGGAGGATCAATGCCAAAGCCCGGAAGGGCCCTGCCTGCGGTGGCAGTTCAGGTGGATGATATGCTGAATCTCTTCGACTGCGGGGAGGGTACACAGAAACAGTTTATGAAAAGTGGTATATCATTTATGTCATTAAAAAATATATTTATATCCCATTTCCATGCAGATCACTTTCTTGGATTGCCGGGGCTGCTTAATTCCCTTGCGTTTTTAGGGCGTACGGAAGACCTTAATATATTTGGCCCTCCTGGTGCTCCCACATTTATCAGAAATGCTATGAACCTGGGTTATAGCAGAATAACCTATAACATAAATGTATACACAGTCACTCCTGGAATGGTGTATGACTTCGGAAAATTTACCATAAAAAGCATGACCAATGACCACACTGTGCCATCAGTAACATACTCACTTCAGGAAAAAGATCTGGTAAAGATAGACAGGCAGAAGGTGGACGAGGCCGGGTTCCCGGTTTACCGGCTTGAGGAGCTGCGCAATGAGGGAAGTGTAACAATAGCCGGCAAAAAATATGAATTAAGGGATATGGCAGAGGGCATAAAGCGCGGAAGAAAGATTGTATATACCGGTGACACAAGACCGGTGAGGGACATGCCGGAATTTGCCAGATATGCAGATGTGCTCATACATGACACAACAATGGATTCGTCCATGGAGCCAACAGTGAACGAATATGGCCATACCTCTTCAAAGCAGGCTGCGGAAATAGCACTTAAGGCATCAGTAAAAAAATTATTTTTATTCCATTATAGCTCAAGGTATAACGACCTGAACGTTCTCCTGGAAGATGCGAGGTCGGTTTTTCCTGAATCATTCCTGAGCCACGAGCTTCTCGCCTATGACGTTAACAAGCCAGAAGAAATAATTAAAATGGAATAA
- a CDS encoding dihydrofolate reductase family protein, producing MLPRITINVAMSLNGKISSESGRYTISDPDDMERVFLLRKSVDAVLIGANTVIVDDPVLRYSRCRIILDGEFKLSDKYKIFDGGVKTYIVSRKNKHIKNAQTVTVNDTGIKGIMEKLYSFGIKSVLVEGGMQVINEFLDSNLFDQFFVYVNPGLILSGKSLFPAVDKKLEYTVEECGRGILLSIKSIYI from the coding sequence ATGCTTCCAAGGATAACAATAAACGTTGCCATGTCTTTGAACGGGAAAATATCATCAGAAAGTGGGCGCTATACCATCTCTGACCCAGATGATATGGAAAGGGTATTTTTGCTGCGGAAATCTGTGGACGCCGTGCTCATTGGTGCCAATACTGTTATTGTGGATGACCCTGTTCTCCGTTATTCCAGATGCAGAATAATCCTTGACGGGGAATTCAAGTTATCTGATAAGTATAAAATATTTGATGGGGGTGTGAAAACCTATATAGTTTCCAGGAAAAATAAACACATAAAGAATGCCCAGACCGTTACTGTAAATGATACAGGGATAAAAGGCATAATGGAAAAATTATACTCATTCGGAATAAAATCTGTACTTGTGGAGGGCGGTATGCAGGTTATAAACGAATTCCTGGATTCTAATTTATTCGACCAGTTTTTTGTATATGTCAATCCAGGGCTTATCCTGTCAGGCAAATCGCTCTTTCCAGCCGTGGACAAAAAACTGGAATATACTGTGGAGGAATGTGGCAGGGGAATTCTTTTAAGCATCAAAAGTATATACATATGA
- a CDS encoding amidohydrolase family protein: MRVSGHVYFNGRLRQGTIDLSGDPEFKEGIANDGLYGTIMPMPVNAHTHIGDSFICDEPSGSLPDIVGPGGLKHRMLEHASEDSIIRGIRSSNSFMRENGTVSYIDFREGGLKGVKLIRKSKPWHIRPVILGRPFGNDSLEWILDSSDGIALSSISDIDYEEAMKASVETRKKGKIFALHFSENRREDIERILDLKPSFLVHGIAADDRDLTLLGKLGIPVAITPRSNIFYGKRPDYGRYMKYGIEMMIGTDNVFITEPDIFSEMDFLYRYQRFSTYINPSDILKFAIDNPRKFLQKNGVDTGGAYLFFKNQLLNEYQIVTKKHYFRSSIIRISE; this comes from the coding sequence ATGAGGGTCAGCGGTCATGTATATTTCAATGGAAGGTTAAGGCAAGGGACTATTGATCTCTCCGGAGATCCGGAGTTCAAAGAAGGTATTGCAAATGATGGGCTTTATGGAACCATTATGCCAATGCCTGTGAATGCCCATACACATATAGGCGATTCATTCATTTGTGATGAGCCTTCAGGCTCGCTGCCTGATATAGTGGGCCCCGGGGGGCTAAAACATAGAATGCTCGAGCATGCTAGTGAGGATTCTATTATCAGGGGAATCAGGAGTTCAAACAGTTTTATGCGGGAAAATGGCACGGTTTCATATATTGATTTCAGGGAGGGCGGACTGAAGGGGGTTAAACTTATCAGGAAGTCTAAACCGTGGCATATACGCCCCGTCATTCTTGGCAGGCCATTCGGCAACGATTCCCTTGAGTGGATACTGGATTCTTCTGATGGAATTGCACTGAGCTCTATTTCAGATATAGATTATGAGGAGGCAATGAAGGCATCTGTAGAAACCAGAAAAAAGGGAAAGATATTCGCTCTTCATTTCAGCGAGAATAGGAGAGAGGATATTGAAAGAATTCTGGATCTTAAGCCATCTTTCCTGGTACACGGTATAGCGGCAGATGATAGAGACCTTACTTTGCTTGGGAAATTAGGGATTCCTGTAGCAATAACCCCAAGATCTAATATTTTTTATGGAAAACGGCCAGACTATGGAAGATATATGAAATATGGCATTGAAATGATGATAGGCACAGATAATGTGTTTATAACGGAGCCGGATATCTTCAGCGAGATGGATTTTCTTTACAGGTATCAGCGCTTCAGCACGTACATTAACCCATCTGACATACTTAAGTTTGCAATAGACAACCCCAGAAAATTCCTGCAAAAAAATGGGGTGGATACAGGTGGGGCATATCTATTCTTTAAAAATCAGCTGCTCAATGAATACCAGATCGTAACAAAAAAACATTATTTTAGATCCTCTATTATACGTATTTCTGAGTAG
- a CDS encoding 2,3-bisphosphoglycerate-independent phosphoglycerate mutase — MKNVILLIMDGLGDRPNVELGDKTALQAAVRPNLNKLASCGATGLMSPVSTGIRAGSDTSHLSILGYDPLKYYTGRGPFEALGLGIELRPGDIAFRANYATVSDGKVVDRRAGRVHDTDTLSSDLETEIDGVKFIVKSGVEHRAAVVMRGKNLSDKVSETDPHSINSPPEFARALEPDAQFTADVINKFLSRSRKILEEHEFNRKLVSQGKMPANEIMLRGAGRIPEIPPFKEKYGMKAACISGTPLIRGIAGLAGFTNIKVDGMNGRIDTNYKNIISAAVDALGEYDFVLVNIKGTDIAGHDKKPELKKYVIEQVDSVIDPLLGRLNDTLVVVTGDHSTPCSYGDHTGDPVPIMFSTHGILNDNVRCFDELSVSTGYYKISSNDIMPIIMSYSDRAEKYGA; from the coding sequence ATGAAAAATGTCATTCTTTTGATAATGGACGGCCTTGGGGATAGGCCAAATGTGGAACTTGGAGACAAAACAGCGCTCCAGGCTGCTGTAAGGCCAAATTTGAATAAGCTTGCATCCTGTGGGGCCACGGGACTGATGTCGCCGGTATCAACAGGAATTAGGGCCGGGTCTGATACGTCCCACCTTTCCATACTGGGATACGATCCGTTAAAATATTATACGGGAAGGGGCCCGTTTGAGGCACTGGGCCTGGGAATTGAACTGAGGCCGGGAGATATTGCATTCAGGGCGAACTATGCAACAGTCAGTGATGGGAAAGTTGTGGATCGCCGTGCAGGGCGGGTTCACGATACAGACACTCTCTCCTCAGACCTTGAAACCGAGATAGATGGTGTGAAATTCATAGTAAAATCAGGAGTGGAACATAGAGCAGCAGTGGTCATGAGGGGAAAAAACCTGTCGGATAAGGTGTCAGAAACCGATCCGCACTCTATAAATTCTCCACCAGAATTTGCCAGGGCCCTTGAACCGGATGCACAGTTCACGGCAGATGTAATCAATAAATTTCTGTCAAGATCAAGAAAAATACTGGAGGAACATGAATTCAACAGAAAACTTGTCTCACAGGGTAAGATGCCGGCTAATGAAATCATGCTCAGGGGCGCTGGCAGAATACCGGAAATTCCTCCATTTAAAGAAAAATACGGGATGAAGGCGGCGTGCATATCAGGTACACCCCTGATAAGGGGTATAGCAGGGCTGGCAGGATTTACCAACATAAAAGTTGATGGTATGAACGGAAGAATAGATACAAACTACAAAAACATAATTTCTGCTGCAGTTGATGCCCTTGGTGAATATGATTTTGTGCTGGTAAATATAAAAGGCACCGATATTGCAGGCCATGACAAAAAGCCTGAGTTAAAAAAATACGTGATAGAACAGGTAGATTCTGTCATAGACCCACTGCTGGGCAGGCTCAATGATACACTGGTAGTGGTTACAGGAGACCACAGCACGCCCTGCTCCTATGGAGACCATACAGGTGACCCAGTCCCTATAATGTTTTCAACACATGGAATTCTAAATGATAATGTCAGGTGTTTTGATGAGCTCAGTGTCTCCACAGGTTACTATAAAATCAGCAGCAACGACATTATGCCCATTATCATGTCCTACTCTGACAGGGCCGAAAAATACGGTGCATAA
- the ribH gene encoding 6,7-dimethyl-8-ribityllumazine synthase, giving the protein MEKIRVGIVVAEFNFDITEMMMERAVDHAKFLGVEVSKIFRVPGTFDMPLAIKKLLKMDSIDGVVTLGAVIRGETDHHRVIMDNAARKITDLSLEYEKPVALGISGSGESRLQAEARIDMAKDAMESCVKMIREINSL; this is encoded by the coding sequence ATGGAAAAGATAAGAGTTGGAATAGTTGTTGCGGAATTTAACTTTGATATAACAGAGATGATGATGGAAAGGGCAGTAGATCATGCGAAATTCCTCGGAGTCGAGGTATCCAAGATTTTCAGGGTGCCTGGCACATTTGATATGCCACTGGCCATAAAAAAGCTGCTCAAGATGGACAGTATAGATGGTGTTGTTACCCTTGGAGCAGTGATCAGGGGAGAAACTGACCACCACAGGGTTATTATGGATAACGCTGCCAGGAAGATAACTGATCTGTCACTGGAATATGAAAAACCTGTTGCACTGGGCATTTCCGGGTCCGGGGAATCCAGGCTGCAGGCTGAGGCCAGAATCGATATGGCAAAGGATGCCATGGAGAGCTGTGTCAAAATGATAAGGGAAATTAATTCCCTGTAA
- a CDS encoding 2'-5' RNA ligase family protein, giving the protein MQYTLILKPPINIRNRITRIKKNLEALYGYTGSLSCKGVHITMAYLRNPESLDINAVEMICKSTSPFYFDIGGAGYFQKEKNGKKSYIVYLSVIPSPEMVAFHSMLVRSLDLNAMDRGIFVPHITLIRKNVDGTRLNGIMEYVKNLNVGGHFYSEYLIMGKRKKQNTHWHFEHFDFSKI; this is encoded by the coding sequence ATGCAGTACACCCTTATATTAAAGCCACCAATAAACATCCGCAACAGGATAACGAGGATAAAAAAGAATCTGGAGGCCCTTTATGGGTATACAGGGTCACTGAGCTGCAAGGGGGTGCACATAACCATGGCATATCTCAGAAATCCAGAATCCCTGGATATCAATGCCGTGGAAATGATATGTAAAAGTACTTCTCCTTTCTACTTTGACATAGGCGGTGCCGGTTATTTCCAGAAGGAAAAAAATGGTAAAAAATCCTATATTGTATATCTCAGCGTTATACCATCCCCGGAAATGGTGGCATTCCATTCCATGCTTGTTAGATCGCTGGATCTGAATGCCATGGATAGGGGGATATTCGTTCCCCATATTACCCTTATAAGGAAAAATGTTGACGGTACAAGGCTAAATGGGATAATGGAATATGTGAAAAATTTAAATGTCGGTGGCCATTTTTATTCAGAATATCTAATAATGGGTAAAAGAAAAAAACAGAACACCCACTGGCATTTCGAGCATTTTGATTTCAGCAAAATTTAA
- the ribC gene encoding riboflavin synthase: MKKIGIVDTTFARYDMAGSAIDELYAYGTGFVVERYTVPGIKDIPVACKILFEDYQCDLVMAFGMPGPMPVDKMSAQIASTGIMEVQLQEKMHIIEVFVHEDEAKNDAELAWLCDRRAREHALNAYNLLFDRDRLTRNAGMGLRQGFEDKGPATEGGSGSHKH, translated from the coding sequence TTGAAGAAAATAGGAATAGTGGATACGACCTTTGCCAGATACGATATGGCAGGTTCTGCAATAGACGAGCTGTACGCCTATGGTACAGGCTTCGTTGTGGAAAGGTACACTGTTCCCGGTATAAAAGATATTCCTGTAGCCTGTAAAATTCTGTTTGAAGATTACCAGTGCGACCTGGTAATGGCATTTGGAATGCCTGGTCCTATGCCTGTTGACAAAATGTCTGCCCAGATTGCATCCACAGGCATCATGGAGGTACAGCTGCAGGAGAAGATGCATATAATAGAGGTTTTCGTCCATGAGGATGAGGCAAAGAATGATGCAGAGCTTGCATGGCTCTGCGACAGGAGGGCAAGGGAACATGCATTGAACGCATATAACCTGCTATTTGACAGGGATAGGCTCACAAGGAATGCCGGTATGGGTTTGAGACAGGGTTTTGAGGATAAGGGACCTGCCACGGAGGGTGGATCTGGTTCACATAAACATTAG
- the ribB gene encoding 3,4-dihydroxy-2-butanone-4-phosphate synthase yields MYSDAITAFRNRNPVLIFDADTREGETDIVIPSQFITPDIIRIMRKDAGGLICTTVKQADAEKIGLPYIEDLFRKCLDMDKSILNAEDMKYDKDSTFSITINSRDTFTGISDNDRSLTVQHFAGFLKDLKVEKISPDSFGSVFRTPGHIHLLIARDGYFSRRRGHTELSTYLVEQAGLIPSATIVEMLDDNGKSMTRDKTENYARKHGYGFATGEEIISEWSENH; encoded by the coding sequence ATGTACTCAGATGCAATAACAGCATTCAGGAACAGAAATCCTGTGCTAATATTCGATGCAGATACCCGTGAGGGTGAGACAGATATAGTAATACCATCGCAGTTCATTACTCCAGATATTATACGTATAATGAGGAAAGATGCAGGTGGCCTCATATGCACAACTGTAAAGCAGGCAGATGCAGAAAAAATAGGACTTCCCTATATTGAGGACCTTTTCAGGAAATGCCTGGATATGGACAAATCCATACTGAATGCAGAGGATATGAAATATGATAAGGACAGCACATTTTCAATTACAATAAATTCAAGGGATACATTCACAGGGATATCAGACAATGATAGGTCTCTAACAGTACAGCATTTTGCCGGTTTCCTTAAAGACTTGAAAGTGGAGAAGATATCTCCGGATAGTTTTGGGTCAGTTTTCAGAACTCCGGGGCACATACATCTTTTAATAGCAAGGGATGGGTATTTCTCAAGAAGGCGTGGGCATACAGAATTGAGTACATACCTTGTCGAACAGGCAGGCCTGATCCCCTCAGCCACAATAGTAGAAATGCTGGATGATAATGGGAAATCAATGACAAGGGATAAGACAGAAAATTATGCCAGAAAACATGGATACGGTTTTGCCACAGGTGAGGAAATAATCAGTGAATGGAGTGAGAACCATTGA
- a CDS encoding adenosylhomocysteinase — MMESNGFLRLKWARDHMPVSANIRERFLREKPFKGIRIAMALHVEAKTGIFALLLSEGGAEVRLASCNPLSSDDSVVESLRKDYDYMVYARKGETETEYYDNIKKTVEVAPDIIIDDGGDLTNLVASDPDLVRKVMGGNEETTTGVVRLKAMEKAGALKFPMFDVNDAQMKHFFDNRYGSGQSALDGFMNATNILIAGKNALVAGYGYVGKGVAMRLKGMGARVTVTEVDPVKAIEAVMDGFNVDRMNNAIRDADLLFTATGMKNVVSYDDMLVAKKGIIMGNVGHFNNEIDYTSLEKRNTGKVQVRNLVTEYRLENGNTVDLISDGRLLNLAAGQGHPVEIMDLSFALQALTAEYIVKHRQNLSNKVYPVPDEIDNEVARIALESMNFKIDSYTEDQLKYLNSYEEGT; from the coding sequence ATGATGGAAAGCAATGGGTTTTTAAGATTAAAATGGGCAAGGGACCATATGCCAGTGTCTGCAAATATAAGGGAACGTTTTTTGAGGGAAAAGCCATTTAAGGGTATAAGAATAGCCATGGCATTGCACGTTGAGGCTAAAACAGGCATATTTGCACTTCTACTCTCAGAGGGAGGTGCGGAGGTAAGGCTTGCCTCATGCAACCCCCTGAGCTCCGATGACAGTGTTGTTGAATCACTCAGAAAGGATTATGACTATATGGTATACGCAAGAAAGGGTGAAACAGAAACAGAGTATTATGACAATATTAAGAAAACTGTTGAGGTTGCGCCGGATATCATAATAGATGATGGAGGAGACCTAACAAATCTGGTCGCATCTGACCCTGATCTTGTAAGGAAAGTAATGGGTGGCAATGAGGAGACCACAACCGGAGTTGTTAGGCTCAAGGCAATGGAAAAGGCAGGAGCCCTGAAATTTCCAATGTTCGATGTAAATGATGCACAGATGAAACATTTCTTTGACAATAGATACGGTTCTGGACAGAGTGCCCTGGACGGATTTATGAATGCAACAAACATACTGATAGCAGGAAAAAATGCCCTTGTAGCAGGCTATGGCTATGTAGGAAAGGGAGTTGCAATGCGGCTGAAGGGAATGGGTGCAAGGGTAACAGTCACCGAGGTTGACCCTGTAAAGGCAATAGAGGCAGTCATGGATGGTTTCAACGTTGACCGCATGAATAACGCTATCCGGGATGCTGATCTTCTATTTACAGCCACAGGTATGAAGAATGTAGTTAGCTATGATGATATGCTTGTTGCCAAAAAGGGAATAATAATGGGAAATGTTGGGCATTTCAATAATGAGATTGACTACACCTCACTGGAGAAGAGGAATACAGGTAAGGTCCAGGTAAGGAACCTTGTAACAGAGTACAGGCTTGAAAATGGAAATACAGTGGATCTTATCTCTGATGGAAGGCTTTTAAACCTCGCCGCAGGCCAGGGCCATCCGGTTGAAATTATGGATCTGAGCTTTGCACTTCAGGCTCTTACAGCAGAATACATAGTAAAGCACAGGCAAAATCTATCAAACAAGGTATACCCGGTCCCTGATGAAATTGATAATGAAGTGGCGAGAATTGCACTTGAATCAATGAATTTCAAAATAGACAGCTATACAGAGGATCAGTTGAAATACCTAAACAGCTATGAGGAAGGGACATAG
- a CDS encoding DNA polymerase sliding clamp, which translates to MTRMNISVKNLKDVVEMLNTVVTESKFKITPSGITVNAVDPAHVAMVSLEIPKNVFAEYDVEAEEEISLDLEKVKSILKLASSNDSMVIVKDREKLKFEIGNIIKSISLLDNNQITTPRVPQIVAEDYVVMIKGEFEKGLRAAEDVSDAIRLTMTPDNFSARSMSDADESEMILQKDMLKEIQCHETIKSSYPLEYLLKFMRSISPSEEIKLSFKSDYPLTIEFNLGTDSPERIKGRFLLAPRMES; encoded by the coding sequence ATGACAAGAATGAATATTTCTGTGAAAAATCTAAAAGACGTAGTAGAAATGCTAAACACTGTGGTTACTGAGTCAAAGTTCAAGATAACCCCCTCTGGCATAACTGTCAATGCTGTTGATCCCGCACATGTTGCCATGGTTTCTCTTGAAATACCAAAAAACGTTTTTGCGGAATATGATGTGGAAGCTGAGGAGGAAATATCACTTGACCTTGAGAAGGTAAAAAGCATTTTAAAGCTTGCCTCAAGCAACGATTCCATGGTAATTGTTAAGGACAGGGAAAAATTGAAATTTGAAATAGGGAATATAATAAAGAGTATATCACTGCTGGACAACAACCAGATTACAACCCCAAGAGTCCCCCAGATTGTCGCAGAGGATTATGTGGTAATGATCAAGGGGGAATTCGAAAAGGGGCTCAGGGCAGCAGAGGACGTTTCTGACGCAATAAGGCTCACAATGACCCCTGATAACTTTTCTGCCAGGTCAATGTCAGATGCAGATGAAAGTGAAATGATATTACAGAAGGATATGCTGAAAGAAATCCAGTGCCATGAGACCATAAAATCATCCTATCCACTGGAATACCTTCTGAAATTCATGAGATCAATATCGCCCAGTGAAGAGATAAAGCTTTCATTTAAGAGCGATTATCCCCTTACAATTGAGTTTAATCTTGGTACTGATTCACCTGAAAGAATAAAAGGAAGGTTTCTTCTGGCACCAAGAATGGAATCATAA
- a CDS encoding DUF1805 domain-containing protein, with protein sequence MINQEVEIGNKKYQYINEKLGRKAPMIVIKGEVGYIMCGYLNIDAANSLGDTAVRVTGVNDINDVLNSQVNSCTDNAARLGIKPGDKIMDIIGKL encoded by the coding sequence ATGATAAACCAGGAAGTAGAAATTGGGAATAAGAAATACCAGTATATAAATGAAAAGCTCGGCAGGAAGGCACCCATGATAGTTATCAAGGGAGAGGTCGGTTATATTATGTGTGGATATCTGAATATAGATGCCGCCAACTCGCTTGGGGATACAGCAGTACGCGTAACCGGGGTAAATGATATCAACGATGTTCTGAATAGCCAGGTAAATTCCTGTACGGATAACGCCGCCAGGCTCGGGATCAAGCCAGGAGATAAAATAATGGATATTATAGGTAAACTTTAG
- a CDS encoding fumarylacetoacetate hydrolase family protein: MKLTAVNINGQRHLALYKNGMLALLDDYGIKTTRISSLSGEDFKKINGIDDFKDYDFSFESIIDRESTLMCIGLNYKSHVSEHEGGKVPETPVVFTKSNNTFAGSGATVETGSGLKVDYEGELCVMIGKKARNVPEREALDYVLGYFAGNDVSSRLMQYKTTQFYLGKSFDNFYPNGPYISIDEINDPQKLNIQTRVNGDLRQNSNTELMIFPVNTLISYISKYITLRPGDCISTGTPAGVIMGMPEEKQRWLGNGDRVDVSIDSLGTLSASFK; encoded by the coding sequence ATGAAACTAACTGCAGTTAATATAAACGGGCAGAGGCATCTGGCACTGTATAAAAATGGAATGCTGGCTCTTCTTGATGACTATGGCATAAAAACAACCAGGATTTCCTCTCTCTCCGGTGAGGACTTCAAAAAAATTAATGGTATAGATGATTTTAAGGATTATGACTTTTCATTTGAATCAATAATAGATAGGGAATCAACACTTATGTGCATAGGTCTTAATTATAAAAGCCATGTTTCAGAGCATGAGGGCGGGAAAGTACCAGAAACACCGGTAGTTTTTACCAAATCTAATAATACTTTTGCCGGTAGCGGGGCTACAGTAGAGACCGGAAGTGGATTGAAGGTTGATTATGAGGGCGAGCTCTGTGTAATGATTGGAAAGAAGGCAAGAAATGTCCCGGAAAGGGAGGCCCTGGATTATGTACTTGGATACTTTGCTGGAAACGATGTAAGTTCAAGGCTTATGCAGTATAAGACCACACAGTTTTATCTTGGGAAAAGCTTCGATAACTTTTACCCAAACGGACCATATATATCCATAGATGAGATCAATGACCCGCAGAAACTTAATATACAGACAAGGGTCAACGGGGATCTTAGGCAGAATTCTAACACAGAACTAATGATATTCCCGGTGAATACTCTTATCAGCTACATATCAAAATATATTACATTGAGGCCGGGGGACTGCATTTCAACAGGCACCCCAGCAGGGGTTATAATGGGAATGCCAGAGGAAAAGCAAAGATGGCTGGGAAATGGCGACAGGGTGGATGTTAGCATAGATTCCCTGGGGACATTATCCGCAAGTTTTAAGTGA